TTAAAAGATGTTCCCCGGGGCCTCTTAGGAATTAAAGTAGTCCCGGTAAAAACGGTGGAAGAAGTGGTGGAGATTGCAACCCAAAAGCCCCTTTTCAATTCTGGAGCTAACACCTTAACCACCCGGGCAGTGTAGGAGGATTCTTTATGGATGAGCTTTTAAAGCTTCCTCCGCAAAATATTGATGCCGAACAGGCGGTTTTAGGGACTATATTAACTAAAGGGGAAAATCTCTATAAAGTAATTGAGATCTTAAAGCCTGAGGATTTTTACCGGGAAGCCCATAAATTAATTTACCAGGTAATGCTCGATTTAAATGAAAAAGGCGAGCCGATTACCCTGTTAACGGTAACTGAAGCCTTAAAACAAAAAGGCGAATTGGAGCGGGCAGGGGGAGTATCGTACGTAGCTTCCCTTTTGGCAATGGCAGTACCGGAAACCACTTTAGAAAGTCATGCCGATATTATAGAAGAAAAAGCAATATTACGGCACTTAATCGATCTTTCAGAACAAATAAAAAGGCTTAGCTATAATGAAAAAGACGCCGAAAGCATTCTAGAAGAAGCGGAACGGCTGGTTTTGGAAGTGGGGATGAAACGAAACCAGCAGACCTATACCGCGGTAAGAGAAATAGTTTACGAGGCCATTGAGAGGATTGAGTTTTTATATCAAAATCGGGGCAATATTACCGGAATACCCACCCACTTTTATGACTTGGACCGGATGTTAAATGGGTTGCAAAAAAGCGACCTAATTATTATTGCGGCTAGGCCGGCGATGGGAAAAACCAGTTTTTGTCTTAATATAGCCCAAAATGCTGCCATTAAAAGCGGGGTACCGGTAGCGGTTTTTAGCTTGGAGATGTCGAAAGAGCAGTTAGTCACCCGGATGCTAACTTCGGAGGCTATGGTGGACCAACACCGGGTACGGGCGGGCGAGCTTAGTGATGAAGACTGGCTTAGGCTCACGGAAGTGGCGGGGGTTTTAGCTAGAGCCCCTATTTACATTGACGACACCCCGGGTTTAACCATCCGGGAGCTCAGAGCCCGGGCAAGAAGGCTTAAGCAAGAGAAAAATGTTGGTTTAATCATCATTGACTATCTCCAGCTTTTAGGAGGCAGCCGCCGGGCGGAAAGTCGTCAACAGGAAATTTCCGAAATTTCCCGGGCCTTAAAGGGTCTTGCTAAAGAGCTGGACTTGCCGGTAGTGGCCTTGTCGCAACTTTCCCGGGCGGTGGAAGCGCGGCAGGATAAAAGGCCTATTATGTCGGATTTAAGGGAATCAGGTTCCTTAGAGCAGGATGCGGATATTGTCATGTTTATTTACCGGGAGGAGTATTATAAGCCTGAAACGGAAAAGAAAAGCATTGCGGAAATAATAATAGCAAAACAAAGAAACGGCCCTACCGGAGTGATAGAGTTAGGCTTTTTAAAAGAATTTACCAAATTTGTAAACCTTGCAAAAAAGTATACGGAATAATTTTTTTGTTAAAACTTGACGTTTTAAAGAAATTAGAGGTATACTAATTTAAAACGCAGCATTAGACGGGACAAAGGTACTTTGTCCCGCTTTTGCGTTTTTAGGGGATATTATACAAAAATAAATTGCCTTAATTAAAAATTATATAACAGTTTAGGATGATACCGAGTGCGCATTGTGGAAGCTTTTATTGGCGAATACGCCAGCGGTAAGAGTGAAAATGCCGTAAACCGGGCCCTGGAGCTAAAGAAGAATGGGCGTACCGTAAACTTGGTTGACCTCGATACGGTAGAGCCCTTTTATACCCTGACACCCATAAAAAAGGAGTTAGAAGCCCTGGGGCTTAAGGTACTGGCCTGGGAACGAAATGAGGCCTTAGGTTTTGGTGAAACAGGAGTGCTTTTAAAGCCGGAAGTT
The genomic region above belongs to Carboxydothermus pertinax and contains:
- the dnaB gene encoding replicative DNA helicase; amino-acid sequence: MDELLKLPPQNIDAEQAVLGTILTKGENLYKVIEILKPEDFYREAHKLIYQVMLDLNEKGEPITLLTVTEALKQKGELERAGGVSYVASLLAMAVPETTLESHADIIEEKAILRHLIDLSEQIKRLSYNEKDAESILEEAERLVLEVGMKRNQQTYTAVREIVYEAIERIEFLYQNRGNITGIPTHFYDLDRMLNGLQKSDLIIIAARPAMGKTSFCLNIAQNAAIKSGVPVAVFSLEMSKEQLVTRMLTSEAMVDQHRVRAGELSDEDWLRLTEVAGVLARAPIYIDDTPGLTIRELRARARRLKQEKNVGLIIIDYLQLLGGSRRAESRQQEISEISRALKGLAKELDLPVVALSQLSRAVEARQDKRPIMSDLRESGSLEQDADIVMFIYREEYYKPETEKKSIAEIIIAKQRNGPTGVIELGFLKEFTKFVNLAKKYTE